From Pseudomonas sp. CCI4.2, one genomic window encodes:
- a CDS encoding DUF2235 domain-containing protein, which yields MSSTLNPASQRPASASLTPTPPFKKEGLLPRTHLDVGLNYRTQIRPRILAGYAAEKAAKAAGFTYPGPPCIDVLEITLCFDGTNNHEPSDKLALPPTTTNVARLYHASLGADQGGGQSRANENGFYAYYMQGVGTEFKEIGEFTPDDNGLMMAAGGENRINWGITRLLDAVGRACGDERLQSPDAYALVKQMGTSVTEDMLGASLLKDGFIRRQQALQAPLMALQKKVDYVHARKTVPRIIGMRLWIYGFSRGAAEARAFANWLEALTKVEVDGETCYLFAGIPISIGFMGLFDTVASVGVAYVAPFAAGHMGWADDSMRLPDSEKFLERCVHLVAAHEQRGCFPLDSIRRKDNPDDPNGASTYRKGTFEYLYPGVHSDVGGGYAPGEQGKAVAGGKDVLSQIPLHHMYAEAYAVGAPLQAPTVALSTEQREKWPWLEMDRKTFEAFDVSETLTHRFNTWLSFHKTGPLKEAMESELEMLTAWRINRYASYRFKHTAAYQHFQGKDMTTPERDAFKALHQRQFAEEKAIYEGQPLRELSGTTLATHEEQLAIKLAYEQRIGAEKPMTFNMRKGFEPSLDQAQIDNAMAEFRRDYVPSFWGLSWDADTVSFATLAHVTFGGWVYLTNEEDEAEEYIRMRRKANIVFDKLYAAGSFAILSDKAQTLTDFFDEQVHDSRAWFMNAILGERELFTDYFRYRCIFFDNESSKALSPLVSTEKVIGVAVAVASIGLSIKRHDPRYLVGLLAPSFGIPLFRGKVGLPGISAFDTLTGMALPMLSNLDNLRAFSKDTGDVLKLVNALPIPPTLSDETATTPELKTLLKAHKTAKVAKMAKDLFDSLPAEEKTSWLDQIKGAVGG from the coding sequence ATGTCCAGCACCTTGAACCCAGCTTCGCAACGCCCCGCGTCGGCGTCTTTAACACCAACGCCGCCCTTCAAAAAAGAAGGCCTGTTACCTCGCACTCACTTGGACGTCGGGCTCAATTACCGCACGCAAATCCGGCCCAGGATTCTGGCAGGCTATGCCGCTGAAAAAGCCGCCAAAGCAGCAGGTTTCACCTACCCTGGGCCGCCGTGCATTGATGTGCTGGAAATTACCCTGTGTTTCGACGGCACCAATAACCATGAGCCATCGGACAAACTTGCCCTGCCACCCACCACCACCAATGTGGCGCGGCTTTACCATGCCAGCCTCGGCGCTGATCAGGGCGGCGGTCAGAGCCGAGCCAATGAAAATGGGTTTTACGCTTATTACATGCAAGGCGTGGGCACCGAGTTCAAGGAAATCGGCGAATTCACGCCCGACGACAATGGACTAATGATGGCTGCCGGGGGCGAAAACCGGATCAACTGGGGTATTACTCGGCTCTTGGATGCCGTTGGCAGAGCTTGTGGGGATGAACGTTTGCAATCTCCAGACGCTTACGCCTTGGTTAAACAAATGGGCACCTCGGTCACCGAAGACATGCTTGGCGCCTCACTGCTTAAAGATGGATTCATCCGACGCCAGCAAGCCCTGCAAGCACCGTTGATGGCCCTGCAAAAAAAGGTCGACTACGTGCATGCCCGCAAGACCGTCCCGCGCATCATCGGCATGCGCCTGTGGATCTACGGTTTCTCTCGGGGGGCTGCCGAAGCCCGGGCGTTCGCCAACTGGCTGGAGGCGCTGACCAAGGTCGAGGTGGACGGTGAGACCTGTTATTTGTTTGCCGGAATCCCCATCAGCATTGGCTTCATGGGGCTATTCGATACCGTGGCCTCGGTGGGCGTGGCCTACGTGGCCCCGTTTGCCGCCGGGCACATGGGTTGGGCCGATGACTCCATGCGTTTGCCGGATTCGGAGAAGTTTCTGGAGCGCTGCGTGCATTTGGTCGCGGCTCATGAACAGCGCGGCTGCTTTCCACTGGATTCAATTCGACGCAAGGACAATCCTGACGATCCGAACGGCGCGTCAACCTACCGTAAGGGAACGTTCGAATACCTGTACCCCGGCGTCCACTCGGATGTGGGCGGTGGTTATGCACCGGGGGAACAGGGGAAGGCGGTAGCGGGAGGCAAGGATGTGCTGTCGCAGATTCCGCTACACCACATGTATGCCGAAGCGTACGCAGTGGGCGCACCTTTGCAGGCACCGACGGTCGCTCTCAGTACGGAGCAAAGGGAGAAATGGCCTTGGCTGGAAATGGACAGAAAAACCTTCGAAGCCTTCGACGTCTCCGAAACCCTCACCCACCGCTTCAACACCTGGCTCTCTTTCCACAAAACCGGCCCCCTCAAAGAAGCCATGGAAAGCGAACTGGAAATGCTCACTGCGTGGCGGATCAATCGCTATGCCAGTTACAGGTTCAAGCACACCGCCGCTTACCAGCATTTCCAGGGCAAGGATATGACCACGCCGGAGCGCGATGCATTCAAAGCCCTGCACCAACGACAATTCGCCGAAGAAAAAGCCATCTACGAGGGCCAGCCATTACGCGAGTTGTCAGGCACGACGTTGGCGACCCATGAGGAACAGCTGGCGATCAAACTGGCCTATGAGCAACGTATCGGTGCTGAAAAGCCGATGACGTTCAACATGCGCAAAGGCTTCGAACCCAGCCTTGACCAAGCGCAAATAGACAACGCCATGGCCGAGTTTCGCCGTGACTACGTGCCCTCTTTTTGGGGGTTGTCGTGGGACGCCGATACCGTTAGCTTTGCCACCCTCGCCCACGTAACCTTCGGCGGCTGGGTGTACCTGACCAACGAAGAGGACGAAGCCGAGGAGTACATTCGAATGCGCCGAAAGGCCAATATCGTCTTCGACAAGCTCTACGCCGCCGGCAGTTTTGCAATCCTCAGCGATAAAGCGCAGACCCTTACCGATTTTTTCGACGAGCAAGTCCATGACTCCCGCGCCTGGTTCATGAACGCCATCTTGGGCGAGCGCGAGTTATTCACCGATTACTTCCGCTACCGCTGCATTTTCTTCGACAACGAGTCGAGCAAAGCTCTGTCACCTCTGGTGTCCACTGAGAAAGTGATTGGCGTCGCTGTCGCTGTCGCCAGCATCGGCCTGAGCATCAAGCGTCATGACCCCCGTTATCTGGTGGGGTTGTTGGCGCCGTCGTTTGGGATTCCGTTGTTCCGAGGCAAAGTCGGCCTGCCGGGCATCAGCGCCTTCGATACCCTGACCGGCATGGCCCTGCCCATGCTGAGCAACCTCGACAACCTCCGTGCCTTCAGCAAAGACACCGGCGACGTACTGAAGTTGGTTAACGCCTTGCCGATTCCGCCCACCCTCAGCGACGAAACCGCCACCACGCCTGAGCTTAAAACCCTGCTCAAAGCCCACAAAACGGCGAAGGTCGCAAAAATGGCCAAAGACCTGTTCGACAGCCTGCCCGCCGAAGAGAAAACCAGTTGGCTGGACCAAATCAAAGGCGCCGTGGGCGGGTAA
- a CDS encoding Fic family protein, with translation MSTLTDWIWQQPAWPHFTWQVDRLPALLRACSKAQGQLLGMIGAAGADASAQTELDALLQNIITSSAIEGEQLNAGSVRSSLARRLGLAGDQRVSQRSEGLAELMLDATQQHHSPLTLERLLHWHRLLFTVEDAYLAHGIRIGALRGDEPMQVVSGRLDRPTVHFQAPPREGLDTQLADFLNWFDRSRSDTSLDPFLRAGIAHFWFVTLHPFDDGNGRLARTITDLALAQSENQAIRFYALSASILAARQGYYRILEDSQKAEMDITPWLEWFLQTLLDTLEQAIKRIDRVLAKARYWQQHRAHGLSVEQVKVLNRLLDGDVLSDKNGFEAGISAAQYQAVAKVSKATATRHLSDLVEKGCLQKLPGGGRSTRYEIDGRL, from the coding sequence ATGAGCACACTCACTGATTGGATCTGGCAACAACCGGCATGGCCACATTTCACTTGGCAAGTGGATCGCTTGCCTGCCTTGCTACGCGCCTGTTCCAAGGCCCAGGGCCAATTATTGGGCATGATCGGCGCTGCAGGAGCGGATGCCAGCGCACAGACCGAATTGGATGCGCTGTTACAAAACATCATCACCTCATCGGCCATCGAAGGGGAGCAACTGAACGCAGGGTCTGTGCGTTCATCCTTGGCTCGGCGTCTTGGACTGGCGGGCGATCAACGTGTCAGCCAGCGCAGCGAAGGTCTGGCCGAACTGATGCTTGATGCCACTCAACAGCATCATTCGCCATTGACCCTTGAGCGGCTGCTGCATTGGCATCGGCTGCTGTTTACTGTTGAAGACGCCTATTTGGCCCACGGCATTCGCATCGGTGCCTTGCGCGGCGACGAGCCCATGCAGGTGGTTTCCGGCAGGCTTGACCGACCAACCGTGCATTTCCAGGCCCCACCGCGAGAGGGGCTGGACACTCAGCTCGCCGATTTTCTCAATTGGTTCGACCGCAGCCGGTCCGACACGAGTCTTGATCCTTTCCTGCGAGCAGGCATCGCGCACTTCTGGTTCGTGACCTTGCACCCGTTCGACGACGGTAATGGCCGCCTGGCCCGCACGATCACCGACTTGGCGTTGGCCCAGAGCGAAAACCAGGCCATCCGTTTCTACGCCCTGTCCGCAAGCATCCTTGCTGCGCGTCAAGGGTATTACCGAATTCTTGAAGACAGCCAGAAAGCTGAGATGGACATCACCCCGTGGCTGGAGTGGTTCCTGCAAACGCTGCTGGATACCCTAGAGCAGGCGATAAAACGCATAGATCGCGTACTAGCCAAAGCGCGTTATTGGCAGCAACACCGCGCGCATGGATTATCGGTCGAGCAGGTCAAAGTGCTTAACCGGCTACTGGACGGCGACGTGCTGTCAGATAAAAACGGTTTTGAGGCAGGCATCAGCGCCGCCCAATACCAAGCCGTGGCCAAGGTCAGCAAGGCCACCGCCACCCGGCACCTCAGTGACCTAGTGGAAAAAGGCTGCCTGCAGAAACTGCCGGGCGGCGGGCGCAGCACGCGGTATGAGATCGACGGCCGTCTGTAG
- a CDS encoding chemotaxis protein CheW: MSSTTLTTRNLSSHAGSLTGLLLPLSDRSLLLPNVAVAELIDYQDSKAETDAPSWYLGPIKWRNRTLPLLSFEAACGSRTRVGGRARIVVLNALGGRADLKFIALLTQGIPRSCKVDSQLSYVDVQLAALELAAVQVGDTIAKIPDLAGLEEWLVEAGLV; this comes from the coding sequence ATGTCTAGCACCACCCTCACCACTCGGAACCTGAGCAGCCATGCCGGCAGTTTGACCGGGCTGCTGCTGCCATTGAGCGACCGCAGCTTATTGTTGCCTAACGTTGCCGTGGCAGAGCTGATCGATTATCAGGACAGCAAAGCCGAGACCGATGCGCCTAGCTGGTACCTGGGGCCGATCAAATGGCGCAACCGTACCTTGCCGCTGCTCAGTTTCGAAGCCGCCTGCGGCAGTCGTACCCGAGTCGGTGGCCGCGCACGCATCGTCGTCCTCAACGCCTTGGGCGGCCGCGCGGATCTGAAATTCATCGCCCTGCTGACTCAAGGCATCCCTCGCTCTTGTAAAGTTGACAGCCAACTCAGTTACGTCGATGTGCAACTGGCCGCGCTGGAACTGGCTGCGGTGCAAGTCGGCGACACCATCGCCAAAATTCCGGATTTGGCGGGGTTGGAAGAGTGGCTGGTTGAGGCTGGGTTGGTTTAG
- a CDS encoding DUF3304 domain-containing protein, with the protein MSSTLNSGWPRRTPVLLAAGVLACLALQACSQSLPDRLGAPIEGYSHTSAAINYFMVNGNGGPNIGPYGGGGKQNCCVTLPRQWHPGLTVVVEWEKDPTPHAYGDWPEPPFTDAWRARMKKEKTNNTRHRAVVEVAPYEVLGVVDVHFLPCDQVAVSAVAATPGHAKYPFSYPSKMEEPAVCPAP; encoded by the coding sequence ATGTCCAGCACCTTGAATTCAGGTTGGCCTCGCCGTACGCCGGTGCTTTTGGCTGCGGGCGTGCTCGCCTGTCTGGCCCTGCAAGCGTGCAGCCAATCATTACCCGACCGCCTCGGCGCGCCCATTGAGGGTTACAGCCACACCTCGGCGGCCATCAATTACTTCATGGTCAACGGCAATGGCGGTCCGAACATCGGGCCTTACGGCGGGGGTGGCAAGCAGAACTGCTGCGTGACCCTGCCGCGCCAATGGCATCCCGGCCTGACCGTGGTGGTGGAGTGGGAGAAAGATCCAACACCACACGCTTACGGTGATTGGCCCGAGCCACCATTCACTGATGCCTGGCGTGCCCGAATGAAAAAAGAAAAGACCAACAACACCCGCCACCGCGCCGTCGTGGAGGTGGCGCCGTATGAAGTGCTAGGCGTCGTCGACGTCCATTTTTTGCCCTGCGATCAAGTCGCCGTCTCGGCGGTCGCGGCCACGCCTGGCCATGCCAAGTATCCCTTTAGCTACCCATCGAAAATGGAAGAACCTGCCGTATGTCCAGCACCTTGA
- a CDS encoding Hpt domain-containing protein, with protein MADRHDYVALEWVKGEIAETLKLARQALEAFVANPHAPTAMLDCLSYVHQVHGSLQMIEFYGAALLAEEIEQLAMALQQGRAAQQTEAVQLLLQAITQLPLYLDRIHSARRDLPLLVLPLLNDLRSARGESLLSETSLFTPQLLAVPELDATALAALDSPDLMALLRKLRQMLQTALVGLLREQEVQTNLGYMAKVFARLEALCENAPLGPLWQIASALVETMADGHFTNSPALRGLLKESDKELKRLLEQGISGINQPAPDELLKSLLFYIAKSDSQAPQMLVLKEQYGLDEALPDAAMVDEERARLAGPDRDAMRSVVVALCEELVRVKERLDGFVRSDRKHVGELSSLLPPLRQIADTLAVLGFGQPRKVIIDQLAVVQRLAQGQSEADDSALMDVAGALLYVEATLAGMVGPVEQASHEESHLPTTDLTQIHQLVIKEARVGLQQAKDMIIDYIDGSWDRDRLQALPGLLVQVRGALAMIPLARAASLLAACNDYIQSHLLMDTSPPTWPQLDGLADALTSIEYYLERLGEDHEAPGEQVLDMAQLSLTQLGYSPIPNAAMDVPLLEEVITQDELLEMNARQALVSSTLTLAEVLASPVLAVNPPAQHVPTSLLPPPADEERVDDELLEVFLEETDEMLAALHAHLPQWFKDTADTAALTEVRRAFHTLKGSGRMVRALILGELAWSVENLLNRVVEHSVQPDQDVQGLLSDVLVLLPAIIREFADNVQRQRDDVDLLAARAHAMAKRERVMELPVETPGTEDGVSETLDPQLLEIFRQEARSHLDTLDSFLRRATATETPVISDALQRALHTLKGSAYMAGVVPIAELASPLDQLVREFKANLIPLGAAEIQLLRAAEPLFNQGLMQLGSEPLATIPGAEHYIADVLELLQQRLKTALSAPNSGLRLKRNPQLIASFLAQGMDILLDAESLLQRWREHPGERQELSALLDELTTLGHGAHLADLPQVDELCEALLDLYGAVEESSLAVSERFFEAAASGHEALIDMLDQVAAGQEVHARPEHIQALRELLDQALDPSAMGVIKSDGSSRALSITELNAATERLATQVSAESLADEPVATQSGIDDEIVEIFLEEAVDILDSAGHALRRWLDDPENPMPLSSLQRDLHTLKGGARMAEIQPVGDLGHELETLYEGLIDRRFSYSPEMASLLQRSHDLLAVLLEQLQAHQPLTCPARLIESIRAFRQDNIVVQSLEPETKPAKSAVETLHESDPELLEIFLEEGFDIIESSGSALARWQDDPTNTLEVENLLRDLHTLKGGARMVEITPIGDLAHELEFLYEGLAAGVLHSQPLLISLLQSGHDFLADMLDAVRVNEPLPSATLLIDSIHRFSTHSELSEASARVEPGAVLEPALQVAPSPEPETERTPPEMVKVAAEQLESLVNLAGETSIFRGRIEQQVTDVEVTLAEMETTIERMRDQLRRLDIETQGRILSREQVQAERLGYEEFDPLEMDRHSQLQQLSRALFESASDLLDLKETLHTRNQDAQRLLSQQARVNTELQEGLMRTRMVPFERLLPRLRRIVRQVAGELDKQVNFDVGSAEGEMDRSVLERMVAPLEHMLRNAVDHGLESAEERLAAGKPEEGTISLSLIHEGGDIVIEMRDDGAGVDLDAVRRKAIKRGLIDASAELSDYELLQFILQAGFSTAEKVTQISGRGVGMDVVHAEVKQLGGSMIIDSKPGQGTRFQIRLPVTVSVNRALMVQCGDEQYAVPLNTVGGIVRVMPHELEACYQSDPPRYQFSERSYELRYLGELLNNGLPPKLLGQTQPLPVLLVHVHDHWVAVQVDALAGSREIVVKSLGAQFSGLQGISGATILGDGRVVFILDLLTHIRSLNLRLLAQQAAGLSTPKYIEMEQARPVLVMVVDDSVTVRKVTSRLLERNGMNVLTAKDGVDAMALLQEHTPDVLLLDIEMPRMDGFEVASRIRADQRLKELPIIMITSRSGQKHRDHAMTIGVNDYLSKPYQESVLLESIAQWSQVHV; from the coding sequence ATGGCTGATCGGCACGACTATGTGGCCCTGGAGTGGGTCAAAGGCGAAATTGCCGAAACGCTGAAACTGGCCCGTCAGGCCTTGGAAGCGTTTGTAGCTAATCCCCACGCGCCAACTGCCATGCTCGACTGCCTGAGCTATGTGCATCAGGTGCACGGCAGCCTCCAAATGATCGAGTTCTACGGTGCCGCTCTGCTCGCCGAAGAAATCGAACAATTGGCGATGGCGCTGCAGCAAGGTCGCGCTGCGCAGCAAACCGAAGCCGTGCAATTGCTGTTGCAAGCGATAACCCAGTTACCGCTTTACCTGGACCGCATCCACTCTGCGCGGCGCGATTTGCCGTTGCTGGTGTTGCCGCTGCTGAACGACCTGCGCAGCGCCCGAGGCGAAAGCCTGTTGTCGGAAACCAGCCTGTTCACGCCGCAACTACTGGCCGTTCCCGAGCTGGATGCCACGGCCCTGGCGGCGCTAGACAGCCCCGACTTGATGGCTTTACTGCGCAAATTGCGGCAAATGCTGCAAACCGCGTTGGTCGGTTTGCTGCGTGAGCAGGAAGTGCAGACCAACCTTGGTTACATGGCCAAAGTCTTTGCGCGCCTGGAAGCGCTGTGTGAAAACGCACCGCTCGGGCCGTTATGGCAAATCGCCTCGGCGCTGGTCGAGACCATGGCCGACGGCCACTTCACGAACAGCCCGGCATTGCGCGGATTGCTTAAGGAGTCCGACAAAGAACTCAAGCGGTTGCTGGAGCAGGGCATCAGCGGCATCAATCAGCCCGCGCCCGATGAATTGCTCAAGAGCTTGCTGTTTTACATCGCTAAATCGGACAGCCAGGCGCCGCAGATGTTGGTGCTCAAAGAGCAATACGGACTGGACGAAGCGCTGCCCGACGCGGCCATGGTCGATGAGGAGCGGGCGCGGCTTGCCGGCCCGGATCGTGATGCCATGCGTTCGGTGGTGGTCGCCTTATGCGAAGAGCTGGTGCGGGTCAAAGAACGCCTTGATGGCTTCGTGCGTAGCGACCGCAAACACGTCGGCGAACTCAGCAGCCTGTTGCCGCCGTTGCGTCAGATTGCCGATACCTTGGCGGTGCTCGGTTTCGGCCAGCCGCGCAAGGTCATCATCGATCAGTTAGCGGTGGTCCAACGCTTGGCCCAGGGTCAAAGCGAAGCCGACGATTCGGCGCTGATGGATGTAGCCGGTGCGTTGCTATATGTCGAAGCGACCTTGGCCGGCATGGTCGGTCCCGTGGAACAGGCGAGCCACGAGGAAAGCCATCTGCCCACGACTGACTTGACCCAAATCCATCAACTGGTGATCAAAGAAGCACGGGTTGGTTTGCAGCAAGCTAAGGACATGATCATCGATTACATCGACGGGTCGTGGGATCGCGATCGCTTGCAAGCATTGCCCGGGCTGTTGGTGCAAGTGCGTGGGGCGTTGGCGATGATTCCGCTGGCGAGGGCCGCCAGCTTGCTTGCTGCCTGCAACGATTACATCCAGTCGCACTTGCTGATGGACACCTCGCCGCCGACCTGGCCACAGCTTGATGGCTTGGCCGACGCCCTCACCAGCATCGAATATTATCTGGAGCGCTTGGGTGAGGATCACGAAGCGCCCGGCGAACAGGTATTGGATATGGCGCAACTAAGCCTGACCCAACTGGGTTATTCGCCGATCCCTAACGCAGCGATGGACGTACCGCTGCTTGAAGAAGTCATCACTCAGGATGAGTTGCTGGAAATGAATGCTCGACAAGCGCTGGTCAGCTCCACCCTCACCTTGGCTGAAGTGCTTGCCAGTCCGGTCTTGGCGGTCAACCCGCCCGCGCAGCATGTGCCCACCAGCCTGCTGCCGCCCCCCGCCGATGAAGAGCGGGTAGATGACGAGCTGCTCGAGGTGTTTCTCGAAGAGACCGACGAAATGCTCGCGGCGCTGCACGCGCATTTGCCGCAGTGGTTCAAGGACACTGCTGACACCGCCGCGCTCACCGAAGTGCGGCGAGCGTTTCACACCCTCAAGGGCAGCGGGCGCATGGTCCGCGCACTGATCCTCGGTGAGCTGGCCTGGTCGGTGGAAAACCTGCTCAACCGGGTGGTGGAACACAGTGTCCAGCCGGATCAGGACGTTCAGGGCCTGCTCAGTGATGTATTGGTGTTATTGCCCGCGATAATTCGGGAGTTCGCCGACAACGTTCAGCGCCAACGCGACGATGTGGACCTGTTGGCCGCGCGTGCCCACGCGATGGCCAAGCGGGAGCGGGTAATGGAACTCCCCGTTGAGACGCCCGGCACAGAGGACGGTGTTTCAGAAACGCTGGACCCCCAATTGCTGGAGATTTTCCGTCAAGAAGCACGCAGCCATCTCGACACCCTCGATTCATTCCTCCGGCGCGCCACCGCCACCGAAACGCCCGTCATCAGCGATGCCCTGCAACGCGCGCTGCATACGTTAAAGGGCAGTGCTTACATGGCCGGCGTGGTGCCCATCGCCGAACTGGCGAGCCCGCTGGACCAGTTAGTGCGCGAGTTCAAGGCGAACTTGATTCCCCTCGGCGCTGCGGAAATTCAACTGCTGCGCGCAGCCGAACCGCTGTTCAACCAAGGGTTGATGCAGCTCGGCAGCGAACCGCTGGCCACTATTCCAGGCGCCGAACACTACATCGCGGATGTCCTTGAACTGTTGCAACAGCGACTGAAAACAGCACTCAGCGCGCCCAACAGCGGCCTGCGATTGAAGCGGAATCCGCAGTTGATCGCCTCGTTTCTGGCGCAGGGCATGGACATCCTGCTCGACGCCGAAAGCTTGTTGCAGCGCTGGCGCGAACACCCTGGCGAGCGCCAGGAACTCAGCGCGTTGCTCGATGAGTTGACCACCCTCGGCCACGGCGCGCACTTGGCCGACTTACCCCAGGTGGATGAGTTGTGCGAAGCATTGCTCGACCTCTATGGCGCCGTGGAAGAGAGCAGCCTGGCAGTCAGTGAGCGGTTCTTTGAAGCCGCAGCGAGTGGCCACGAAGCTCTGATCGATATGCTCGATCAAGTAGCAGCGGGCCAAGAGGTCCATGCCCGGCCTGAACACATTCAGGCCCTGCGTGAGCTGCTCGACCAAGCCCTTGACCCGAGCGCCATGGGCGTAATCAAAAGTGATGGCAGTAGCCGAGCGTTAAGCATTACCGAATTGAATGCCGCCACCGAGCGCCTCGCGACTCAAGTGTCGGCTGAAAGCTTGGCAGATGAGCCAGTCGCAACCCAAAGCGGCATCGACGATGAGATTGTGGAAATCTTTCTCGAAGAAGCCGTGGATATCCTCGACAGTGCCGGGCATGCCCTGCGGCGCTGGTTGGATGACCCTGAAAACCCGATGCCGTTGTCGTCGCTGCAGCGCGATTTGCACACCCTGAAGGGTGGCGCGCGCATGGCCGAAATCCAACCGGTAGGCGATTTAGGCCATGAGCTGGAGACGTTGTATGAAGGGTTGATCGACCGCCGTTTCAGCTACTCGCCAGAGATGGCCAGCCTGCTCCAGAGAAGCCACGACCTGCTTGCCGTGTTGCTGGAACAATTGCAGGCCCATCAACCTCTGACGTGCCCGGCCCGGCTGATCGAGTCCATTCGTGCGTTTCGGCAGGACAACATCGTCGTACAGAGCCTGGAACCCGAGACGAAACCCGCTAAATCAGCGGTGGAAACCCTTCACGAAAGCGATCCTGAATTGCTGGAGATCTTTCTCGAAGAAGGCTTCGACATCATTGAAAGCTCTGGCAGCGCGTTAGCCCGCTGGCAAGACGATCCGACCAATACCCTGGAAGTGGAAAACCTGCTGCGTGACTTGCACACGCTCAAGGGCGGTGCGCGGATGGTCGAAATCACCCCAATTGGCGACCTTGCCCACGAGCTGGAGTTTCTTTACGAAGGCTTGGCGGCCGGGGTGCTGCACAGTCAGCCGCTGCTGATCAGTTTGTTGCAAAGTGGCCACGACTTCCTCGCCGACATGCTAGATGCGGTCCGCGTGAATGAGCCATTGCCCAGTGCGACGCTATTGATCGACAGTATTCATCGATTCAGCACCCACAGCGAATTGAGCGAAGCCTCGGCCCGCGTTGAGCCAGGCGCGGTCCTCGAACCGGCGTTGCAGGTGGCCCCGTCGCCGGAGCCCGAAACCGAGCGGACGCCGCCAGAAATGGTCAAAGTCGCCGCCGAGCAGTTAGAAAGCCTGGTCAATTTGGCGGGTGAAACCTCGATTTTCCGCGGACGCATCGAGCAGCAAGTCACCGACGTGGAAGTCACCTTGGCCGAGATGGAAACCACCATCGAACGCATGCGTGATCAGCTTCGACGTCTGGACATCGAAACCCAGGGCCGAATCCTCAGTCGCGAACAGGTCCAGGCTGAGCGGTTGGGCTACGAAGAATTCGACCCGCTGGAAATGGACCGTCATTCCCAGCTGCAGCAGCTGTCGCGGGCCTTGTTCGAGTCGGCCTCCGACCTGCTGGACCTCAAAGAAACCCTCCACACCCGCAACCAGGATGCGCAACGGTTGTTGTCGCAGCAGGCTCGGGTCAATACCGAGTTGCAGGAAGGCTTGATGCGCACGCGGATGGTGCCGTTCGAACGCCTATTACCGCGTTTGCGCCGGATCGTGCGCCAGGTCGCGGGGGAGTTGGATAAGCAGGTCAATTTCGATGTCGGCAGTGCTGAAGGCGAGATGGACCGTAGCGTCTTGGAGCGCATGGTCGCGCCGCTGGAGCATATGCTCCGTAACGCCGTCGATCACGGCCTGGAAAGTGCCGAAGAACGCCTGGCTGCGGGCAAGCCGGAAGAAGGCACTATCAGTTTGAGCCTGATTCACGAAGGCGGGGATATCGTCATTGAAATGCGTGATGACGGTGCCGGTGTTGACCTTGACGCGGTGCGGCGCAAGGCCATCAAGCGCGGGCTGATTGATGCAAGCGCCGAGCTGAGTGATTACGAATTGCTGCAATTCATCCTTCAGGCAGGCTTCTCCACGGCGGAAAAAGTCACCCAGATTTCTGGTCGCGGAGTGGGCATGGACGTGGTTCATGCGGAGGTCAAACAGCTCGGCGGCTCGATGATCATTGACTCGAAACCGGGGCAAGGCACGCGCTTCCAGATTCGGCTTCCGGTTACGGTGTCGGTCAACCGGGCGCTGATGGTTCAGTGCGGCGACGAACAATACGCCGTGCCGTTGAACACCGTTGGCGGCATCGTGCGGGTCATGCCTCATGAGCTGGAAGCCTGTTACCAGTCAGACCCGCCGCGCTATCAATTTTCCGAGCGCAGCTATGAGTTGCGCTACCTCGGTGAATTGTTGAATAACGGCCTGCCACCAAAGCTGCTCGGTCAGACTCAGCCGCTGCCAGTGCTGTTGGTGCATGTGCACGACCACTGGGTCGCGGTGCAAGTCGATGCACTGGCCGGTTCGCGGGAGATCGTGGTCAAAAGCCTGGGCGCGCAGTTTTCGGGATTGCAGGGCATTTCCGGTGCGACGATCCTGGGCGACGGTCGAGTGGTGTTTATTTTGGATTTGCTCACACACATCCGTTCTTTGAACTTGCGGCTCTTGGCCCAGCAAGCAGCCGGCCTGAGCACTCCGAAATACATCGAAATGGAGCAGGCGCGTCCGGTGCTGGTCATGGTGGTCGATGATTCGGTGACAGTGCGCAAAGTTACCAGTCGCTTGCTCGAACGCAATGGCATGAACGTGCTCACCGCCAAAGACGGCGTCGATGCCATGGCGCTGTTGCAAGAACACACGCCTGACGTTCTGTTGCTGGACATCGAAATGCCGCGCATGGACGGCTTTGAAGTTGCCAGTCGAATCCGCGCCGATCAACGCCTCAAAGAGCTGCCGATCATCATGATCACCTCACGCTCCGGGCAAAAGCATCGCGACCACGCCATGACCATTGGCGTGAACGATTACCTGAGCAAGCCGTATCAGGAATCAGTGCTGCTGGAGAGCATCGCCCAATGGAGCCAAGTTCATGTCTAG